The region CCTTCAAATATTGGAGTTGAACAaaaaacgatcgcgatcatgttGCAAGGAGTGCTTAAGCTTCTTTAATAagtgaaaacattaaaatgaattGGTTAACAAAAGAACAAACGGGTTTGCACGTGATTTTTTGAAGATGCAGGAAGCAGTTGAGTTGATAAGTTTGTAGGCTAATAAAACCTGACCCTCTTCTCGCAGAGCATCGTACACACAATTCTCTGGCTGTGTGTTAAGcttaaacgaacaaaaaatcaatgttGTTTGAGAAAAAGGAGGAATAATTCAGAAATTATAAGGAAAaacttaggtgcttattctgtaactttcgattacgatggcctcaggcgttcgattcatttggttcattttatgttcatttggtgttcacgatcgcctgcatgtcgagtgcatttttgtggtcgacagctggcgttctgtttacatcgagcatcgagcatctgaaaaacagttatagcgtcctgattgtgcatcaataatttctttctgctaatcgtatactattattacaaaggttaagtcgtttttataccgaaaaaaacaagttaattaacagtttttttacttcaaactgtcattttgaattgtttattgttttcgaaacgtttcgaaattcgcatgaatcatcgaacgcctgaggccatcgcaatcgaaagttacagaataagcaccttagtTTTAAAATCCAAACGTACCGCCATGGTGTTTCCAGACATTTTTGTGATACTGTAACCATGTTTATACCAACAAGTTTAACGTTAAATGTATTGTTAAATagaattaaaaatgtattgtGACAATCCATCACCTACAGCAATCatgctttttatttttgaactCTAAATTACAATATTTTAGGGATAAACAAACattataaaatgaaaaatgcatttttttgttacagTAAATATTCGACTCCGCTTGTAAACGCACACTGTGCCACCGTTTGCTTCCCCCTTCCGTTGCCGCCCCTCGTCCTACCTTCAAGAGACGCTTGGGTTTTGAGAGTGTGGCGGCGGTTTGGAAATTGTGTATTTTTAGGTGTCGAACGAGTTTCTGTGAACCGTGCTCCGTGGCAAACGCTAGATTTCCTCCGATCTCAGGTAGGTATGGTGAAGTTCGGTGTGTTACGGTTGTAatttcgccccaaaaactctGGCTCCAGAATGTTGTTTTGGAAGGGACGCCGTGcgcgccgtttttttttgtgtgcctgACGCGGCTTGCTAGATGATGCTCAAAGGCAAAAGCGCGCCCTTGACTTCCCCGGTGCCGTCGGACGGGCCCTTTTTGAGTTCAGTGTTGGGtagattttccttttcacgGGTAGTGTCCAGTcggaaaattacattttaatgtttGCCGCCCTacgttccctttttggtgcacacacacgcacccacATATATGCGGAACCCATCAAACAACATTCCAGCGAGGCGCAAACGTGTACGAGAAGAAGAGATAGCTGACGCTGTCGTCCCATCTCTTTCGGGCGGGCTAATTTTGTGTTTATCAGTGTCGCCCGCGAAGAtgcgtgccaccaccacgtagcgagagcagcggcagcagcttaTTTTCTGTCGCGTGTTGGTGGGGCTATAACCTCTAAATTTGATTGGAAACGGTCGGGGAAACGTGATTTGCCAGTGTGGTGCTAATCTactgtttcgttgttttgcagTTCAGCAGTGGCCAAGATGGATAATCGTCGGAAACGAACGTCCATGATTGTAGCGGCCCCGGCTACTacgacgagcagcaacagcggtcTGATAATTGCCgcagaagctgctgcaccCGCGCCTACTAACGATCCCGTGGCGGCGGTGGAACGCAAGAGACCGGGCCGTAAACCGGGGACTGCGAGCGTACGTAAACCATCGCCTGGTCGTAAGGCCTCACCTGCTCGGAAAGCGTCCCCGGCTCGGAAAGCGTCCCCGGCACGTAAAGCATCTCCGGCACGCCGTGCTTCACCGGGCCGCAAACCGAAGGCAACCATAACGGCAACGGGTGTCGccgttgcaccaccaccgaccgttgTACGCAAGCCGACGGTGGTAGCGGCGGAACCGATCGAAAAGGTATCTCCTGAGCTCAGGGAAGAACCACCACGTCGCTCGTCACGCATCCGTGCATCGGAGGATAAGTCTGATAAAGCGCTGCTGGGCATCAAGAGCTCTCCTCCGATCGACAAGCGGCTTTCGGTGATCATCGATGATGCGGAAGTGAGCGGTTACCTAGCCGGTAAGGGGTCACCGCGCAAGAGCGCCACTCCGAACACTAGCCAGCGATCGAACGCGACCCCCACGACGACGGAACGCTCGCAGATGTCCCGTTCGATGAGTGCCCTGCAGGAGTACtccgacaacgaggacgaaaaTGACTTCCAGAGCTTCCGACGAACTGAGGCGGACAACAATGGGCTCAGCATGCGTACTACCGGAATGGAAAGCCTTCGCCAGAAGCTGGAACCGGTCGAGTTCGGTGGCCCGTTTTCGGCCCTGTTGCTTACCCTTGCCATTCCGCTGTTCATGTTTGCCACCAATCACTTCTGTTCCGGTGCGGCACACCGTGACTGTCGCTTCGTTCTGCCGAAGAACTGGAACGAGTTTCGCTCGCTGTCGACGTACGTTAACCGTGAGATTGCAACGTTCTACGGGCTCTACCTATTCGGTGTCGCACTGCTAACGGCCCTTCCGATCGGCCGTGTAGTGCGGCTAGCTCACGAAACTCGCCAGGATCGTACCTACACCTTCAACGGCATAGTCGTGGCTGTTGGCACTGGATtggctgtgtttgtggctGAATACTGCTACAAATTCCCGCTGCTGTCCATCGTAAGCCGTGGTTAcaatcagctgctggtgctcagcATTGTCGCCGCTCTTGTCGCATCAGTTGTGGCCTTCCTTAGAGCCCGGTACGCCGAACCGCAGCAGAAGAATCACTACGCCTGCACTGGTAGTGTGCTGTACGATCTGTATGCTGGCCGCGACGTTAACCCGAAACTGCTGAACGTCTTTAATTTGAAGCTCATCACCTACCATGCATCCATTGTGCTCGCTCTGCTCTTCAACGGCATCATCCTGTACCGTAATCTGCACTTTGCCGCCTTGCCCGAGACCCTAGCCGAAGCTCCGCTCCAGGACCGTCTGTTGTATGCAGTGCGTAATGTATCAGGAGAACCAGTTCCACTTGTTGCTGCCGGCTTGGCCGTTCTCTACCTGCTCGATCTGCTCATCTATGAGCATCACATGGCGGCTTCGTTCGAGCTGCAACAGGAAGGCTACGGTACCCAGTTCCTTCTGCGTCAAGCCGTTTTTCCGTTCATTCTAACACTGCTACCGAAGTACGTGGCCGCGCACAAGCTAACCGAGGTACCACTGTGGGCACTGGCTCTATGCACCATCGTTGCGCTCACCGGACTGATCCTGAAGCGATCCGCCCAGCGGATAAAGTATCTCTATCGATTGGATCCGCTCGGAAAGAAGGTTGTCGGTAAGTGTAAACAACTGCAAACGATAATGATGGCGAACATGTTTTACTAAGAAATTCTACTGCATCCAGGTCTCGAAACGTACCCAACTTACCAGGGCCGTCGGTTATTGGTTAC is a window of Anopheles aquasalis chromosome 2, idAnoAquaMG_Q_19, whole genome shotgun sequence DNA encoding:
- the LOC126570829 gene encoding lamin-B receptor yields the protein MDNRRKRTSMIVAAPATTTSSNSGLIIAAEAAAPAPTNDPVAAVERKRPGRKPGTASVRKPSPGRKASPARKASPARKASPARKASPARRASPGRKPKATITATGVAVAPPPTVVRKPTVVAAEPIEKVSPELREEPPRRSSRIRASEDKSDKALLGIKSSPPIDKRLSVIIDDAEVSGYLAGKGSPRKSATPNTSQRSNATPTTTERSQMSRSMSALQEYSDNEDENDFQSFRRTEADNNGLSMRTTGMESLRQKLEPVEFGGPFSALLLTLAIPLFMFATNHFCSGAAHRDCRFVLPKNWNEFRSLSTYVNREIATFYGLYLFGVALLTALPIGRVVRLAHETRQDRTYTFNGIVVAVGTGLAVFVAEYCYKFPLLSIVSRGYNQLLVLSIVAALVASVVAFLRARYAEPQQKNHYACTGSVLYDLYAGRDVNPKLLNVFNLKLITYHASIVLALLFNGIILYRNLHFAALPETLAEAPLQDRLLYAVRNVSGEPVPLVAAGLAVLYLLDLLIYEHHMAASFELQQEGYGTQFLLRQAVFPFILTLLPKYVAAHKLTEVPLWALALCTIVALTGLILKRSAQRIKYLYRLDPLGKKVVGLETYPTYQGRRLLVTHAWRYVRQPNYVGEILQSVALLPLLYWRFAIPPLLAALFTVAILVHRAKRLSARNNAMYDSPWNRYCNTVPYLLVPRVF